A genomic segment from Nocardiopsis sp. Huas11 encodes:
- the ftsX gene encoding permease-like cell division protein FtsX, translating to MRAQFVLSETWIGLRRNLTMTIAVITTVAISLALFGAGLLVNQQVSEMRSYWDQRITLTIYMCTEISPTQTCDENGEATEEDRTQLVETLDGLNEVEGYRYLTSAEAWQDFQERIGSSNEALAGAAQEGDIPDNYRVQLTDPSHYDTVRAAVDGAPGVDTVSADQRVLEQFFSLLDGLKWAALVVALVQLAAAALLIGNTIRLSAYSRRRETGIMRLVGASNFYIQLPFLLEGAIAGFIGGLIASGFIVATRFTLLTRIEDWFQFDVALGTGSLLYVIGVSMILGVLLCTITSFLTLRRYLKV from the coding sequence ATGCGAGCACAATTCGTTCTCTCCGAGACGTGGATCGGCCTGCGCCGAAACCTCACGATGACCATCGCCGTCATCACGACGGTGGCCATCTCCCTCGCCCTGTTCGGCGCGGGCCTGCTGGTGAACCAGCAGGTGTCCGAGATGCGCAGCTACTGGGACCAGCGGATCACGCTGACTATCTACATGTGCACCGAGATTTCCCCGACGCAGACCTGCGATGAGAACGGCGAGGCCACCGAAGAGGACCGCACCCAGCTCGTGGAGACGCTGGACGGCCTGAACGAGGTGGAGGGCTACCGCTACCTCACGTCCGCCGAGGCATGGCAGGACTTCCAGGAGCGAATCGGTTCCTCCAACGAGGCGCTCGCCGGCGCCGCTCAGGAGGGTGACATCCCGGACAACTACCGGGTGCAGCTCACCGATCCCAGCCACTACGACACCGTGCGCGCGGCGGTCGACGGCGCACCGGGTGTGGACACGGTCTCCGCCGACCAGCGCGTGCTCGAACAGTTCTTCTCGCTCCTGGACGGCCTCAAGTGGGCCGCTCTGGTGGTCGCCCTCGTGCAGCTGGCCGCGGCCGCGCTGCTGATCGGCAACACCATCCGACTGTCGGCCTACAGCCGACGGCGGGAGACCGGCATCATGCGGCTGGTGGGCGCGTCGAACTTCTACATCCAGCTCCCCTTCCTGCTGGAGGGTGCGATCGCCGGTTTCATCGGTGGTCTGATCGCCTCCGGGTTCATCGTGGCGACCAGGTTCACCCTGCTCACCAGGATCGAGGACTGGTTCCAGTTCGACGTGGCGCTGGGAACGGGATCACTGCTCTACGTCATCGGCGTGTCGATGATCCTCGGTGTGCTGCTGTGCACCATCACCTCGTTCCTGACCCTGCGCCGCTACCTGAAGGTCTGA
- a CDS encoding NAD-glutamate dehydrogenase, whose amino-acid sequence MSGQSDVILQKLLSDAAAKWSPRAGLSPEDADAVRRFLPFYYRHTDPEEISGRTPDQICGPAGAHRFFGAHRVPGRAKVRVYTPERARDGWEQQTSIVEIVTDNAPFLVSSVTMALHDLGAGARLIIHPQMTVGRDLEGVLREIDPEIGGDGLLPTDESWMHIEIDRQNDPERVKELTTRLENVLNDVRYVDEDAAKMSDRAIRIADELAAYPDRLVAGGVDSREIGESVDFLRWTASRHFTFMGYREYTLVTDENGDEALRPEPGSGLGILRMDSPASTGFAALPPEIRAKAREPFILVLTKANSRATVYRPKYLDYIGVKKFDAQGNIVGERRFLGLFTSQANTESIAQIPILRRKQAEVLSLAGFEADSYDGKDLIELLETFPREELLQIPVNELYNIVRGVLRLRDRRGTKLFMRRDPYGGRYMSCFVYMPRDEYSTRVRLDIQEVLADAFEGATMDHNVMIGAAPLARLYLVARARSKQTLADIDQVALEEKVREAARSWDTDFDAALTESFGPGRATLYKERYSSGLTEAYKVDNAPRVAAADIGELEKLLERTEPDHRQGEFVGRLYQPDDPRLGEWRFRLYRVGEPVTLSRMLPVLEHLGVEVVDEWPYDLSVENVGRVWIYDLGLRRSATTELPADRLRELFEEAFEATWRDRCESDRFNALVVRAGLHWRQISVLRAYAKYLRQTGATYTPDFLADVLTANVGIAGLLVDLFETRFDPDRSDEGRDERATAIVDKIEGELEGVASLDHDRILRSFLAVIEATLRTNHYQGHPYLVLKLNPQRIPDLPNPRPRFEMYVYSPRVEGVHLRFGSVARGGLRWSDRFEDFRTEILGLVKAQMVKNSVIVPSGAKGGFVCKRLPEGGTREQVMAEVVSCYKQFISGLLDVTDNLVDGRVVHPERTVLRDGDDSYLVVAADKGTATFSDTANEISTARGFWLGDAFASGGSVGYDHKAMGITARGAWESVRYHFREMGVNVQEQPFTVVGIGDMSGDVFGNGMLLSKQIRLVAAFDHRHVFLDPDPDPHTSWVERKRMFELPRSTWLDYDPNLITEGGGVYPRDAKSVPVSPQVRAALGIEDGVDGLTPDGLIRRILSAPVDLLWNGGIGTYVKASGESHADVGDKANDRVRVDATDLRVQVVGEGGNLGLTQPARIEFAREGGRVNTDFIDNSAGVDTSDHEVNIKIMLDREVRSGSLDKADRDQLFIDMTDEVAELVLDNNYAQNTVLAAARKQTREMLHVHGRYMRHLERTKVLKRKQEDLPSDKTIAERRAAGKGLTTPEFSTLLSYTKIDLKDQIGESDLAEDPYLADSLTHYFPTPLRSERFAEGVHSHPLRREIIVNQVVNQMVNRSGVTFAFRLNEELGSSAADIARAYLVVQEILRLRRFWGRVEELDHQISVDSQLVLLLETRKLAERSARWLLRNRTFPFDVRSEIGYFADGVGEVLPHLADLLKGRDREAFVERRDRYREMGVPADLAEQVAVMVPAYSTLDLVEIAQRTGCPVEKVADLYFELADRLNISWWRERIIELPRDDRWGTMARSSLRDDLYAAHAALTARVLESGAQEESTSALIAGWIAQNEETVARAGITLSEIQENERFDLATLSVALRSVRSLVD is encoded by the coding sequence ATGTCCGGGCAATCCGACGTCATCCTCCAGAAGCTGCTCAGTGACGCGGCCGCGAAGTGGTCGCCCCGAGCGGGCCTGTCCCCAGAGGACGCCGACGCCGTCCGACGGTTCCTGCCGTTCTACTACCGGCACACCGATCCGGAGGAGATCTCCGGCCGCACCCCCGACCAGATCTGCGGCCCCGCGGGGGCCCACCGCTTCTTCGGCGCCCACAGGGTCCCCGGGCGGGCCAAGGTCCGGGTGTACACCCCCGAGCGCGCCCGCGACGGCTGGGAACAGCAGACCAGCATCGTCGAGATCGTCACCGACAACGCCCCCTTCCTCGTCTCCTCGGTCACCATGGCGCTGCACGACCTCGGCGCCGGCGCCCGGCTCATCATCCACCCCCAGATGACGGTCGGCCGCGACCTCGAGGGCGTCCTGCGCGAGATCGACCCCGAGATCGGCGGCGACGGGCTCCTGCCCACCGACGAGTCCTGGATGCACATCGAGATCGACCGCCAGAACGATCCCGAGCGCGTCAAGGAGCTCACCACCCGCCTGGAGAACGTCCTCAACGACGTCCGCTACGTGGACGAGGACGCCGCCAAGATGAGCGACCGGGCGATCCGGATCGCCGACGAGCTGGCCGCCTACCCCGACCGCCTCGTCGCGGGCGGCGTCGACTCCCGCGAGATCGGCGAGAGCGTCGACTTCCTGCGCTGGACCGCCAGCCGGCACTTCACCTTCATGGGCTACCGCGAGTACACGCTGGTCACCGACGAGAACGGTGACGAGGCCCTGCGCCCGGAGCCCGGTTCGGGCCTGGGCATCCTGCGCATGGACTCGCCCGCCTCCACCGGCTTCGCCGCGCTGCCGCCGGAGATCCGCGCCAAGGCGCGCGAGCCCTTCATCCTCGTGCTGACCAAGGCCAACTCCCGCGCCACCGTCTACCGGCCCAAGTACCTGGACTACATCGGCGTCAAGAAGTTCGACGCCCAGGGCAACATCGTCGGCGAGCGCCGCTTCCTCGGCCTGTTCACCTCCCAGGCCAACACCGAGTCCATCGCCCAGATCCCGATCCTGCGCCGCAAGCAGGCCGAGGTCCTGTCCCTGGCCGGATTCGAGGCCGACAGCTACGACGGCAAGGACCTCATCGAGCTGCTGGAGACCTTCCCGCGCGAGGAGCTCCTGCAGATCCCCGTCAACGAGCTGTACAACATCGTCCGCGGCGTCCTGCGCCTGCGCGACCGGCGCGGCACCAAGCTGTTCATGCGGCGCGACCCCTACGGCGGCCGCTACATGTCGTGCTTCGTGTACATGCCGCGCGACGAGTACAGCACCCGCGTGCGCCTGGACATCCAGGAGGTCCTCGCCGACGCCTTCGAGGGCGCCACGATGGACCACAACGTCATGATCGGCGCCGCCCCGCTGGCCCGCCTCTACCTGGTGGCCCGGGCCCGGTCCAAGCAGACCCTGGCCGACATCGACCAGGTGGCCCTGGAGGAGAAGGTCCGCGAGGCCGCCCGCTCCTGGGACACCGACTTCGACGCCGCCCTCACCGAGTCGTTCGGCCCCGGCCGCGCCACCCTCTACAAGGAGCGCTACTCCAGCGGTCTGACCGAGGCCTACAAGGTCGACAACGCGCCCAGGGTCGCCGCCGCCGACATCGGCGAGCTGGAGAAGCTGCTGGAGCGCACCGAGCCCGACCACCGCCAGGGCGAGTTCGTCGGCCGGCTCTACCAGCCCGACGACCCCCGGCTGGGGGAGTGGCGGTTCCGGCTCTACCGGGTCGGTGAACCCGTCACGTTGAGCCGCATGCTGCCCGTCCTGGAGCACCTGGGCGTCGAGGTCGTCGACGAGTGGCCCTACGACCTGTCCGTCGAGAACGTGGGCCGGGTCTGGATCTACGACCTGGGGCTGCGGCGCTCCGCGACCACCGAGCTGCCGGCCGACCGCCTCCGGGAGCTGTTCGAGGAGGCCTTCGAGGCCACCTGGCGCGACCGGTGCGAGTCCGACCGCTTCAACGCCCTGGTCGTGCGCGCGGGCCTGCACTGGCGCCAGATCTCGGTGCTGCGCGCCTACGCCAAGTACCTGCGCCAGACCGGTGCCACGTACACACCCGACTTCCTCGCCGACGTCCTGACCGCCAACGTCGGCATCGCCGGCCTGCTCGTGGACCTGTTCGAGACGCGCTTCGACCCCGACCGGTCCGACGAGGGCCGCGACGAGCGCGCCACGGCCATCGTCGACAAGATCGAGGGCGAACTGGAGGGCGTGGCCAGCCTGGACCACGACCGCATCCTGCGGTCGTTCCTCGCGGTCATCGAGGCCACCCTGCGCACCAACCACTACCAGGGGCACCCCTACCTGGTGCTCAAGCTCAACCCGCAGCGGATCCCGGACCTGCCCAACCCCCGGCCCCGGTTCGAGATGTACGTGTACTCGCCCCGCGTCGAGGGCGTGCACCTGCGGTTCGGCTCCGTGGCCCGCGGCGGCCTGCGCTGGTCCGACCGCTTCGAGGACTTCCGCACCGAGATCCTCGGCCTGGTCAAGGCCCAGATGGTCAAGAACTCCGTCATCGTGCCCAGCGGCGCCAAGGGCGGGTTCGTCTGCAAGCGGCTGCCCGAGGGCGGGACCCGCGAACAGGTGATGGCCGAGGTCGTCTCCTGCTACAAGCAGTTCATCAGCGGCCTGCTCGACGTCACCGACAACCTGGTCGACGGCCGGGTCGTGCACCCCGAGCGCACCGTCCTGCGCGACGGCGACGACTCCTACCTGGTGGTCGCCGCGGACAAGGGCACCGCGACCTTCTCCGACACCGCCAACGAGATCTCCACCGCCCGCGGCTTCTGGCTGGGCGACGCCTTCGCCTCCGGCGGCTCGGTGGGCTACGACCACAAGGCCATGGGCATCACCGCGCGCGGCGCCTGGGAGTCGGTCAGGTACCACTTCCGCGAGATGGGCGTGAACGTGCAGGAGCAGCCGTTCACGGTCGTCGGCATCGGCGACATGTCCGGTGACGTGTTCGGCAACGGGATGCTGCTCTCGAAGCAGATCCGGCTGGTGGCCGCCTTCGACCACCGCCACGTCTTCCTCGACCCGGACCCCGACCCGCACACCTCCTGGGTCGAGCGCAAGCGCATGTTCGAGCTGCCCCGCAGCACCTGGCTGGACTACGACCCGAACCTCATCACCGAGGGCGGGGGCGTGTACCCGCGCGACGCCAAGTCGGTGCCGGTCAGCCCGCAGGTGCGCGCGGCGCTGGGCATCGAGGACGGGGTGGACGGCCTCACCCCCGACGGGCTCATCCGCCGCATCCTGTCCGCGCCGGTCGACCTGCTGTGGAACGGCGGCATCGGCACCTACGTCAAGGCGAGCGGTGAGTCGCACGCCGACGTCGGCGACAAGGCCAACGACCGCGTGCGCGTGGACGCCACCGACCTGCGCGTGCAGGTGGTCGGCGAGGGCGGCAACCTGGGCCTGACCCAGCCCGCCCGGATCGAGTTCGCCCGCGAGGGCGGCCGGGTCAACACCGACTTCATCGACAACTCCGCCGGCGTGGACACCTCCGACCACGAGGTGAACATCAAGATCATGCTCGACCGCGAGGTGCGCTCGGGCAGCCTGGACAAGGCCGACCGCGACCAGCTGTTCATCGACATGACCGACGAGGTCGCCGAGCTGGTCCTGGACAACAACTACGCGCAGAACACCGTGCTGGCCGCCGCGCGCAAGCAGACCCGGGAGATGCTGCACGTCCACGGCCGGTACATGCGCCACCTGGAGCGCACGAAGGTCCTCAAGCGCAAGCAGGAGGACCTGCCCTCGGACAAGACCATCGCCGAGCGGCGCGCCGCGGGCAAGGGGCTGACCACGCCCGAGTTCTCGACCCTGCTGTCGTACACCAAGATCGACCTCAAGGACCAGATCGGCGAGTCCGACCTGGCCGAGGACCCGTACCTGGCCGACTCCCTGACGCACTACTTCCCGACGCCGCTGCGCTCGGAGCGCTTCGCCGAGGGCGTGCACTCGCACCCGCTGCGCCGGGAGATCATCGTCAACCAGGTCGTCAACCAGATGGTGAACCGGTCCGGGGTCACCTTCGCGTTCCGGCTCAACGAGGAGCTGGGCTCCAGCGCCGCGGACATCGCCCGCGCCTACCTGGTCGTCCAGGAGATCCTGCGGCTGCGCAGGTTCTGGGGCCGGGTCGAGGAGCTGGACCACCAGATCTCCGTGGACAGCCAGCTCGTCCTGCTGCTGGAGACCCGCAAGCTCGCCGAGCGCTCCGCCCGGTGGCTGCTGCGCAACCGGACCTTCCCGTTCGACGTGCGCAGCGAGATCGGCTACTTCGCAGACGGCGTGGGCGAGGTGCTCCCGCACCTGGCGGACCTGCTCAAGGGCCGTGACCGCGAGGCCTTCGTCGAGCGGCGCGACCGCTATCGGGAGATGGGGGTGCCCGCGGACCTGGCCGAGCAGGTGGCCGTCATGGTGCCGGCCTACTCCACGCTGGACCTGGTGGAGATCGCCCAGCGCACGGGCTGCCCGGTGGAGAAGGTGGCGGACCTGTACTTCGAGCTCGCCGACCGGCTCAACATCAGCTGGTGGCGCGAACGGATCATCGAGCTGCCGCGGGACGACCGCTGGGGCACGATGGCCCGCTCCTCGCTGCGCGACGACCTGTACGCGGCGCACGCGGCGCTGACCGCCCGGGTGCTGGAGTCGGGCGCCCAGGAGGAGTCCACGAGCGCGCTCATCGCCGGGTGGATCGCGCAGAACGAGGAGACCGTCGCGCGCGCCGGCATCACCCTTTCGGAGATCCAGGAGAACGAGCGCTTCGACCTGGCCACCCTGTCGGTGGCCCTGCGCTCGGTGCGCTCGCTGGTCGACTAG
- a CDS encoding penicillin-binding transpeptidase domain-containing protein: MSPRPLRRALAAGSGLLVAGTLAACTPHPSPEVAVRSFLLAWQDGDHAEAARYTTGDPTEVEDALGSVREQLDLASLRFGLGRIDREGESATAAFDVTADLGIGDPTWNYTGEMPLEWGPEGWRITWSSSVIHPALSDDERLAVSYEQPERGQILDREGQELVSADSVTAFGVVPAEMDDKEAGVTELAELLEEDPEPLLNRVRSAPPEQFQPLVLMRDSSVNASLLGEVGRIEGVDTEEVRINLSPTVAPSLVGEVAGTAEHRVSSRVAGPYQAGDTVGLSGLQSIFQRELAGSATAQVVSLDESGAITDVLESWEGERSGGVDTTLDADVQRAAEAALSALPGRAYLAAVDTAGGEVLAAANASGSASDDSALDGSFVPGGAFTIVGALAALESGAVGPDDQVPCGYETTLDGQTFTNPGQGALSPEFGGPDLARNLAHSCTVGFAGLAPDVGADGVEQAARELGIGADWRLPVPASPGSLSVGEGDAGVASAMVGEEGVRVSPLSMALAAAAVANGEWNAPTLVREEGPSPSPETELSEADLEVVRTGMRDAVTTRMPELVGLQEEVFGQAARVDLGDGTDLHWFVGYQGDVAFAIVAEADSATTLLSQHAVNGAQTFLTSLATGEVPVDQGASGGAPLDEADLTGGEGAPDEAGW, encoded by the coding sequence GTGTCCCCCCGTCCCCTTCGCCGCGCCCTGGCAGCCGGAAGCGGCCTGCTCGTCGCGGGCACCCTGGCCGCGTGTACACCCCACCCCAGTCCCGAGGTGGCGGTGCGCTCCTTCCTCCTCGCCTGGCAGGACGGGGACCACGCGGAGGCCGCCCGCTACACCACGGGAGACCCGACGGAGGTCGAGGACGCCCTGGGCAGCGTGCGCGAGCAGCTCGACCTCGCCTCGCTGCGGTTCGGCCTGGGCCGGATCGACCGCGAGGGAGAGTCGGCGACCGCGGCGTTCGACGTCACCGCCGACCTCGGCATCGGTGACCCGACCTGGAACTACACGGGCGAGATGCCGCTCGAGTGGGGCCCGGAGGGCTGGCGGATCACCTGGTCCTCCAGCGTCATCCACCCCGCGCTGAGCGACGACGAGCGCCTGGCGGTCAGTTACGAGCAGCCCGAGCGGGGCCAGATCCTCGACCGCGAGGGCCAGGAACTGGTCTCGGCCGACAGCGTCACGGCCTTCGGTGTCGTCCCCGCCGAGATGGACGACAAGGAGGCCGGCGTCACCGAGCTCGCCGAGCTCCTCGAGGAGGACCCCGAGCCGCTGCTGAACCGCGTGCGCTCCGCGCCGCCGGAACAGTTCCAGCCGCTCGTGCTGATGCGCGACTCCAGTGTGAACGCGTCGCTGCTGGGCGAGGTCGGCCGGATCGAGGGCGTGGACACCGAAGAGGTGCGGATCAACCTCTCGCCCACGGTCGCGCCGTCCCTGGTGGGCGAGGTCGCCGGTACCGCGGAGCACCGGGTGTCCTCCCGGGTCGCCGGCCCCTACCAGGCGGGCGACACCGTCGGCCTGAGCGGGTTGCAGAGCATCTTCCAGCGCGAACTGGCCGGCTCGGCCACCGCGCAGGTGGTCTCCCTGGACGAGTCCGGCGCGATCACCGACGTCCTGGAGTCCTGGGAGGGCGAGCGCAGCGGCGGTGTGGACACCACGCTCGACGCCGACGTGCAGCGCGCCGCCGAGGCGGCACTGTCGGCCCTGCCGGGCCGGGCCTACCTCGCGGCCGTGGACACCGCCGGCGGCGAGGTGCTGGCCGCCGCCAACGCGTCGGGCAGCGCGAGCGACGACTCGGCGCTCGACGGCTCCTTCGTCCCGGGCGGAGCCTTCACCATCGTGGGCGCGCTGGCGGCCCTGGAGTCGGGCGCGGTCGGTCCGGACGACCAGGTGCCCTGCGGCTACGAGACCACCCTCGACGGCCAGACCTTCACCAACCCCGGCCAGGGGGCGCTGAGCCCCGAGTTCGGCGGACCGGACCTGGCCCGCAACCTCGCCCACAGCTGCACCGTCGGATTCGCCGGTCTGGCGCCGGACGTCGGCGCGGACGGCGTCGAACAGGCCGCCCGCGAACTCGGCATCGGCGCGGACTGGCGGCTGCCGGTGCCCGCGTCCCCGGGATCGCTCTCGGTCGGCGAGGGGGACGCCGGCGTCGCCTCGGCGATGGTCGGCGAGGAGGGCGTGCGGGTGAGCCCGCTGTCGATGGCACTGGCCGCGGCGGCCGTCGCGAACGGCGAGTGGAACGCTCCGACACTGGTCCGCGAGGAGGGCCCGTCCCCGTCGCCCGAGACGGAGCTGTCCGAGGCCGACCTGGAGGTCGTGCGGACGGGGATGCGCGACGCCGTCACCACCCGGATGCCGGAACTGGTCGGTCTGCAGGAGGAGGTCTTCGGCCAGGCCGCCCGGGTCGACCTCGGTGACGGGACGGACCTGCACTGGTTCGTGGGCTACCAGGGTGACGTGGCCTTCGCCATCGTGGCCGAGGCGGACTCGGCGACCACCCTGCTCTCGCAGCACGCGGTCAACGGCGCCCAGACGTTCCTGACCTCGCTGGCCACCGGAGAGGTCCCCGTGGACCAGGGGGCCTCCGGAGGCGCCCCGCTCGACGAGGCCGACCTGACCGGTGGCGAGGGCGCGCCGGACGAGGCGGGCTGGTAG
- the ftsE gene encoding cell division ATP-binding protein FtsE yields the protein MIHFDNVTKVYPTQKRPALDGVSIDVDKGEFVFLVGPSGSGKSTFLRLVLKEEKPDKGRVHVAGKDLARLSNWKVPHLRRRIGCVFQDFRLLPNKNVFENVAFALEVIGKPRRFIRKVVPEVVELVGLEGKAGRMPGELSGGEQQRVAIARAFVNRPQILLADEPTGNIDPATSIGIMKVLDRINRTGTTVVMATHDAAIVDSMRKRVIELEEGLVVRDQTRGVYGQAY from the coding sequence GTGATCCACTTCGATAACGTCACGAAGGTCTACCCGACCCAGAAGCGCCCCGCGCTCGACGGCGTTTCCATTGACGTAGACAAGGGCGAGTTCGTCTTCCTGGTGGGCCCCTCGGGCTCCGGAAAGTCGACCTTCCTCCGCTTGGTACTGAAGGAGGAGAAGCCCGACAAGGGGCGTGTCCACGTCGCGGGCAAGGACCTGGCCCGCCTGTCCAACTGGAAGGTGCCGCACCTGCGCCGCAGGATCGGCTGCGTCTTCCAGGACTTCCGCCTGCTTCCCAACAAGAACGTCTTCGAGAACGTGGCCTTCGCGCTGGAGGTCATCGGCAAGCCCCGGCGGTTCATCCGCAAGGTGGTCCCGGAGGTCGTCGAGCTGGTGGGCCTGGAGGGCAAGGCCGGGCGCATGCCCGGTGAGCTCTCCGGCGGCGAGCAGCAGCGCGTGGCGATCGCCCGCGCCTTCGTCAACCGCCCGCAGATCCTGCTGGCGGACGAGCCCACCGGAAACATCGACCCCGCGACATCCATCGGCATCATGAAGGTGCTGGACCGAATCAACCGTACGGGCACCACCGTCGTCATGGCGACCCACGATGCCGCCATCGTCGACTCGATGCGCAAGCGCGTGATCGAGCTGGAAGAGGGCCTCGTAGTGCGCGACCAGACACGCGGCGTCTACGGCCAGGCGTACTGA
- the prfB gene encoding peptide chain release factor 2, giving the protein MDPAEKIKELAATLASVSAVLDMEAMRTEIAELREQSADPELWSDQANAQKVTRQLSTLESMVTKIEGIDQRLDDIGVLYELAEAEGDSDAREEADRELEQLRKDIGELEVRTLLNGPHDEREAIVTINSQAGGVDAADWAQMLQRMYLRWAERHGYPTDVYETSYAEEAGIKSTSFAVKAPFAYGTLRGEHGTHRLVRISPFDNQNRRQTSFAGVDVVPSVEQSDHIEIDETELRIDVYRSSGPGGQGVNTTDSAVRITHLPTGIVVSCQNERSQLQNKATAMTMLQSKLLARKRQEEQAALDEIRGDSVSSWGTQMRNYVLHPYQSVKDVRTGAETGNTSGVLDGEIDAFIDAEIRWMRSRERGDAAQ; this is encoded by the coding sequence ATGGACCCAGCAGAGAAGATCAAGGAACTCGCGGCGACCCTGGCGAGCGTGTCCGCGGTGTTGGACATGGAGGCGATGCGGACGGAGATCGCCGAACTGCGGGAGCAGTCGGCCGATCCCGAGCTGTGGTCGGACCAGGCCAACGCGCAGAAGGTGACGCGGCAGCTGTCCACGCTGGAGTCCATGGTCACCAAGATCGAGGGGATCGACCAGCGTCTCGACGACATCGGCGTGCTCTACGAGCTGGCCGAGGCCGAGGGCGACAGCGACGCCCGTGAAGAGGCCGACCGCGAACTCGAACAGCTCCGCAAGGACATCGGCGAGCTGGAGGTGCGCACGCTCCTCAACGGCCCGCACGACGAGCGCGAGGCGATCGTCACCATCAACTCCCAGGCCGGCGGAGTCGACGCCGCCGACTGGGCGCAGATGCTGCAGCGCATGTACCTGCGCTGGGCCGAGCGCCACGGCTACCCCACGGACGTCTACGAGACCTCCTACGCCGAGGAGGCGGGCATCAAGTCCACCTCCTTCGCGGTCAAGGCGCCCTTCGCCTACGGGACCCTGCGCGGGGAGCACGGCACCCACCGCCTGGTGCGGATCTCGCCGTTCGACAACCAGAACCGCCGCCAGACCTCCTTCGCGGGTGTGGACGTGGTGCCCTCGGTGGAGCAGAGCGACCACATCGAGATCGACGAGACCGAGCTGCGCATCGACGTGTACCGCTCCAGCGGCCCCGGCGGCCAGGGCGTGAACACCACCGACTCCGCGGTGCGCATCACCCACCTGCCCACCGGCATCGTGGTCTCCTGCCAGAACGAGCGCTCGCAGCTGCAGAACAAGGCGACCGCGATGACGATGCTCCAGTCCAAGCTGCTCGCCCGCAAGCGCCAGGAGGAGCAGGCCGCGCTGGACGAGATCCGCGGCGACTCCGTGAGCAGCTGGGGCACCCAGATGCGCAACTACGTGCTGCACCCGTACCAGAGCGTCAAGGACGTGCGGACCGGCGCCGAGACCGGCAACACCTCCGGTGTGCTCGACGGCGAGATCGACGCCTTCATCGACGCCGAGATCCGGTGGATGCGCAGCCGCGAGCGCGGCGACGCGGCACAGTAG
- the smpB gene encoding SsrA-binding protein SmpB, producing the protein MARETGRKLIAQNRRARHEYHIDETYEAGIVLTGTEVKSLREGRASLVDGFAHVHDGEVWLEQVHIPEYTQGTWTNHAARRRRKLLLHRQEISRLIGKTREPGYTLVPLSLYFSDGRAKVEIALARGKREYDKRHAIAEREAKRDMERALRRRR; encoded by the coding sequence GTGGCACGGGAAACCGGGCGTAAGCTCATCGCGCAGAATCGGCGTGCCCGGCACGAATACCACATCGACGAGACCTACGAGGCGGGGATCGTCCTCACCGGTACCGAGGTCAAGTCGCTCCGCGAGGGGCGCGCGTCGCTCGTGGACGGCTTCGCGCACGTCCACGACGGCGAGGTGTGGTTGGAACAGGTGCACATCCCCGAGTACACCCAGGGGACCTGGACCAACCACGCGGCCAGGCGAAGGCGTAAGCTACTCCTGCACCGCCAGGAGATCTCCCGGCTGATCGGTAAGACCAGAGAGCCCGGTTACACCCTCGTCCCGCTGTCCCTGTACTTCAGTGACGGCCGTGCCAAGGTCGAGATCGCCCTGGCCCGCGGTAAGCGCGAGTACGACAAACGCCACGCCATCGCCGAGCGCGAGGCCAAACGCGATATGGAACGCGCGCTTCGCCGTCGACGATGA